A region from the Achromobacter seleniivolatilans genome encodes:
- a CDS encoding ABC transporter permease has translation MQRLTSVLYPLATLLVVLLAWHLSVKFFQVPDYILTTPGAVFSALVSVFQDGTIWRHIGYTVSATVIGYAIGSVLALVLGAVLAESRTFEKFVYPLLVAIQATPKVALAPLILVWFGFGLASKVVLVVLICFFPLFINTIVGIRRVDPDLVDACRAFSASRWYIFRHVKLPAAAGDIFAGLQIGVSLALIGTVVGELVSSEAGLGYLIGSAAVNLNVSTMFAGVILLAAFGITGAQSVRWLHRKIVFWEAAGGADTQARS, from the coding sequence ATGCAAAGACTGACTTCTGTCCTGTATCCCTTGGCCACGCTGCTTGTCGTGCTGCTGGCCTGGCATCTATCCGTCAAATTCTTCCAAGTTCCCGACTACATCCTGACGACGCCGGGCGCCGTGTTCAGCGCGCTGGTATCCGTGTTTCAGGACGGCACCATCTGGCGCCATATCGGCTATACGGTGTCTGCAACCGTCATCGGTTATGCCATAGGCAGTGTGCTGGCGTTGGTGCTGGGCGCGGTGCTGGCCGAGTCCCGCACCTTTGAGAAGTTTGTGTATCCCTTGCTGGTCGCCATCCAGGCCACGCCCAAGGTGGCATTGGCGCCGTTGATTCTTGTCTGGTTCGGGTTTGGCTTGGCGTCCAAAGTGGTGCTGGTCGTTCTGATCTGCTTTTTCCCGCTGTTCATCAACACCATCGTCGGCATCCGCCGTGTGGACCCGGATCTGGTGGACGCGTGCCGGGCATTTTCGGCATCGCGCTGGTACATCTTTCGCCACGTGAAGCTGCCTGCCGCTGCGGGCGACATTTTTGCCGGCTTGCAGATTGGCGTGTCGCTGGCGCTGATAGGCACTGTTGTGGGCGAGCTGGTGTCGTCCGAGGCCGGACTGGGATATCTGATCGGGTCCGCAGCCGTCAATCTGAATGTCAGCACCATGTTCGCCGGGGTCATTCTGCTGGCGGCGTTTGGCATCACAGGCGCGCAAAGCGTGCGCTGGCTGCATCGCAAGATCGTTTTCTGGGAGGCTGCCGGTGGCGCAGATACTCAAGCCCGCAGTTGA
- a CDS encoding ABC transporter ATP-binding protein, which produces MTATPLLQAQAVSVSYQTRRGSIDALSDVDLRVGEGEFVTILGPSGCGKSTLLKLAAGLLSPTRGRIEVAGTPVDGPNRDIGVAFQKPTLLPWRTVLDNVLLPSQTLGEDGPSARQRARELLEVVGLRDFADNYPNELSGGMQQRVGLARMLQRDPKLLLMDEPFAALDAMTREALTLELQRIWMRDRKSVLFITHSIPEAVLLSDRVLVMSARPGRVVEDYHVDIARPRSLATLAEPAFVAATDHLRRHFIS; this is translated from the coding sequence ATGACGGCTACGCCCTTGTTGCAGGCGCAGGCCGTGTCCGTGTCCTACCAGACGCGGCGGGGTAGCATCGACGCGTTGAGCGACGTGGATCTGCGCGTGGGCGAGGGCGAGTTCGTGACGATTCTGGGGCCGTCTGGCTGCGGCAAGTCCACCTTGCTCAAGCTCGCTGCGGGACTGCTTTCGCCCACCCGTGGCCGCATCGAAGTCGCGGGAACTCCGGTCGATGGACCAAACCGCGACATAGGCGTGGCGTTTCAGAAACCGACCTTGCTGCCGTGGCGGACCGTGTTGGACAACGTGCTGCTGCCCAGCCAGACGCTCGGTGAAGACGGCCCGTCGGCTCGGCAGCGCGCCCGCGAACTGCTGGAAGTTGTGGGTTTGCGGGACTTTGCCGATAACTATCCCAACGAGTTGTCGGGCGGCATGCAGCAGCGGGTCGGCCTGGCCCGGATGCTGCAACGCGATCCCAAACTGCTGCTGATGGACGAACCCTTTGCGGCGCTGGATGCCATGACGCGAGAGGCCTTGACGCTGGAATTGCAGCGTATCTGGATGCGCGACCGTAAATCCGTGTTGTTCATTACTCACAGCATTCCCGAAGCCGTCTTGCTGTCCGACCGCGTTCTGGTCATGTCGGCGCGGCCGGGCAGGGTGGTTGAGGACTATCACGTGGATATCGCCCGCCCGCGCTCATTGGCGACGCTGGCAGAACCGGCATTCGTGGCGGCCACCGATCACCTGCGCCGCCACTTCATCAGCTGA
- a CDS encoding ABC transporter substrate-binding protein: MKKTSRTLARASVAALALSAASAAHAADAVTVALGIPLTVASGGVYGLGKDLGYFDQENIEVKTIVFQGAGALLPQVASKKVTIGLPLPEPVLASYETGKTPLPVRYFYNTIPSNELELAVLADGPIKTIKDLKGKKIGVGALTWGTIPSTRALLRQESLVPGKDVDIVAVGVLGSGFLALKEGRVDALNFNSSWTAMLELTGTKVRRLPYPPIFQKINSNGFIAHEDTLRDQPDLLARFGRAYTKAVLACDANPRLCAETFWKYQPEAKPKDGDYQKNLDEAIVLVKKRMDSTLRRPDGSDRVAGEFDLPVIRSFVGAMHAAGEFNTDAIPVEKIFSNQLVPQFSSFDAAAVRAQAKAAQ; encoded by the coding sequence ATGAAGAAGACCTCTCGCACTCTGGCCCGCGCAAGCGTGGCCGCCTTGGCGCTGTCCGCCGCGTCGGCCGCGCATGCCGCAGACGCGGTCACCGTGGCGCTGGGCATCCCCTTGACGGTTGCCAGCGGCGGCGTCTATGGCCTGGGCAAAGACCTGGGTTATTTCGACCAGGAAAACATCGAGGTAAAAACTATCGTGTTCCAGGGCGCAGGCGCTTTGCTGCCGCAAGTGGCGTCCAAGAAAGTCACTATAGGTTTGCCGCTGCCAGAACCCGTGCTTGCCAGCTACGAGACCGGCAAGACGCCGTTGCCCGTGCGCTACTTCTACAACACCATTCCGTCCAACGAGCTGGAACTTGCCGTGCTGGCGGATGGACCGATCAAGACGATCAAGGATCTGAAGGGTAAGAAGATCGGCGTGGGCGCGTTGACCTGGGGCACGATTCCCTCCACCCGCGCGTTGTTGCGCCAGGAATCGCTGGTGCCGGGCAAAGACGTGGATATCGTGGCGGTAGGCGTGCTGGGATCGGGTTTTCTGGCGCTGAAAGAGGGCAGGGTCGATGCCCTGAACTTCAACAGTTCCTGGACGGCCATGCTGGAACTGACCGGTACCAAGGTGCGCCGCCTGCCGTACCCGCCCATATTCCAGAAGATCAACAGCAACGGCTTTATCGCGCATGAAGACACCCTGCGTGACCAGCCGGACCTGCTGGCCCGCTTCGGCCGCGCTTACACCAAGGCGGTGCTGGCGTGCGACGCCAACCCGCGTCTATGCGCAGAGACGTTCTGGAAGTACCAGCCCGAGGCCAAGCCTAAAGACGGCGACTACCAGAAGAACCTGGACGAGGCCATCGTGCTGGTGAAAAAGCGTATGGACAGCACATTGCGCCGTCCGGACGGCAGCGACCGCGTGGCGGGCGAGTTCGATTTGCCCGTGATCCGTTCATTTGTGGGCGCCATGCACGCCGCTGGCGAATTCAATACCGATGCCATCCCGGTGGAAAAGATCTTCAGCAACCAACTGGTGCCGCAGTTCAGCAGCTTTGACGCTGCTGCCGTACGTGCTCAGGCCAAGGCGGCGCAATGA
- a CDS encoding class I adenylate-forming enzyme family protein → MSTERKFHSYNLGNLAPPDGDPAELAVIALDDDLNETRLTSGELSSLSDAVARGLLNRGLLRGDRIAVLAANSAQYLAVLLGAQRAGLVVVPVNYKFPRALSDFVIQDSGAKLVFCDTARRAQAPDGLPVVEFGGQGDSGFDALLNPGPFQTVTPEPDEPAFFLYTSGSTGKPKGVMLSHQSHLWVVKTRLDGQSLAGERYLIAAPMYHMNALALCQLAIAGQATIVLLPQFKARPYIEAIARYRPTWLTSVPPMMAMVLREQDLLADADLSSVQVVRMGSAPVSEALQAAIRHALPQARVINSYGTTEAGPVTFGPHPDGVAQPDMSIGYAHPQVQVRLVNAEGAQAEQGVLHVKSPGIMLGYHNRPDIRAAITPDGYYVTGDVLRRDAQGFYYFVGRDDDMFVSGGENIFPGEVEKVLETLPGVQQACVVPVPDDIKGHKPVAFVVPAAASGLTEDAVKQHVLAHAPAYQHPRRVWFLDALPLASTNKVDRNLLKQQAVDALRETGALA, encoded by the coding sequence ATGAGCACTGAGCGCAAGTTCCACTCCTATAACTTGGGCAATCTGGCGCCACCGGATGGCGACCCCGCCGAATTGGCTGTGATCGCTCTGGACGACGACCTGAACGAAACCCGGCTGACTTCGGGTGAGCTGAGCAGCCTTTCGGACGCGGTGGCGCGCGGTCTGTTGAACCGTGGCCTGCTGCGCGGAGACCGGATCGCGGTGCTGGCGGCCAACAGCGCGCAGTACCTGGCCGTGCTGCTGGGCGCGCAACGCGCTGGTCTGGTGGTCGTGCCCGTCAACTACAAGTTTCCGCGTGCTTTGTCCGACTTCGTCATCCAGGACAGCGGCGCAAAGCTGGTGTTCTGCGACACGGCGCGCCGCGCTCAGGCGCCCGATGGCCTGCCCGTCGTGGAGTTTGGCGGCCAGGGTGATAGCGGGTTTGACGCGTTGCTGAATCCGGGGCCGTTCCAAACGGTCACACCCGAGCCAGACGAGCCCGCGTTCTTTTTGTACACATCGGGTTCCACAGGAAAACCCAAGGGTGTGATGCTGTCGCACCAGAGCCATTTGTGGGTGGTAAAGACCCGGCTTGACGGGCAAAGTCTGGCTGGCGAGCGGTATCTGATCGCCGCGCCGATGTATCACATGAACGCGCTGGCCCTGTGCCAGTTGGCGATCGCGGGACAAGCGACGATTGTGTTGCTGCCGCAATTCAAGGCGCGCCCCTACATCGAGGCGATTGCACGGTATCGGCCCACATGGCTGACCTCGGTGCCGCCCATGATGGCAATGGTGCTGCGTGAACAAGACCTGCTGGCCGATGCCGACCTGAGCAGTGTGCAAGTGGTGCGCATGGGTTCCGCACCGGTAAGCGAAGCCCTGCAAGCCGCCATCCGTCATGCCTTGCCCCAAGCGCGCGTCATTAATTCCTATGGCACGACAGAAGCCGGCCCAGTGACCTTCGGCCCGCATCCCGATGGCGTGGCGCAGCCCGATATGTCCATCGGCTACGCGCATCCCCAAGTGCAGGTGCGGCTGGTCAATGCCGAGGGCGCGCAGGCCGAACAGGGCGTGTTGCACGTGAAAAGCCCCGGCATCATGCTGGGTTATCACAATCGCCCCGATATCCGCGCAGCGATTACGCCTGACGGGTATTACGTCACGGGCGATGTGCTGCGCCGCGACGCGCAGGGCTTCTATTACTTCGTTGGCCGCGACGACGATATGTTCGTCTCGGGCGGCGAAAACATCTTTCCCGGCGAAGTCGAGAAGGTGCTGGAGACGCTACCCGGCGTGCAACAGGCTTGCGTTGTGCCGGTGCCGGATGACATCAAGGGCCACAAACCCGTGGCGTTTGTCGTGCCCGCCGCCGCAAGCGGCTTGACGGAAGACGCCGTCAAACAGCATGTGCTGGCCCACGCGCCTGCCTATCAACACCCGCGCCGTGTCTGGTTTCTAGACGCGCTGCCTCTGGCCTCCACCAATAAAGTCGACCGCAACTTGCTCAAGCAGCAAGCCGTGGACGCGCTGCGCGAAACAGGCGCGTTGGCCTGA
- a CDS encoding VOC family protein: MQNALPLDHLVVNTRFDTDEAARLFGGLGFTLTPQGRHAFGSVNHLMVFQDDYLELIGLPTDGGTLRQEILDNPGGIDGLVYKPASADDVHAALSKAGASVAPLHAFTRPLELDGAWHEASFRTVRYTPGAFEAGRVYYCQHLTPELVWRPEWQAHANGVLGLAGLTLVSSRAPSDALAYAQAAFGQVHLGAEGFSIPSPGFSVTLLDPEAYARRYDDLGCDSLGRDSFFGAIVLRAGKPEALQRHVAALGEQVRSQSWQRDGESGLAVALPGLNTLLDFVYEH, encoded by the coding sequence ATGCAGAACGCTTTGCCGCTGGACCATCTTGTGGTCAACACCCGTTTCGACACCGATGAGGCCGCGCGCCTGTTTGGAGGGCTGGGTTTCACGCTGACGCCGCAAGGCCGCCACGCTTTCGGGTCCGTCAACCACTTGATGGTGTTCCAGGACGACTATCTGGAATTGATAGGCTTGCCGACCGATGGGGGCACCTTGCGCCAGGAAATTCTGGACAACCCAGGCGGCATCGACGGGCTGGTCTACAAACCCGCCTCGGCCGACGACGTTCATGCGGCGCTGTCCAAGGCCGGGGCATCGGTTGCGCCCTTGCATGCGTTCACCCGGCCGCTGGAGTTGGACGGCGCCTGGCACGAGGCGAGCTTTCGCACCGTGCGCTACACACCGGGCGCATTTGAAGCCGGGCGTGTCTATTACTGCCAGCACCTGACGCCCGAACTGGTATGGCGCCCTGAATGGCAGGCCCACGCCAACGGCGTCTTGGGGCTCGCCGGTTTGACGCTGGTGTCCTCGCGCGCGCCGTCCGATGCCTTGGCCTATGCGCAGGCCGCGTTCGGACAGGTGCATTTGGGAGCGGAAGGTTTTTCCATTCCCAGCCCGGGATTCTCGGTGACGCTTCTGGACCCGGAAGCCTATGCGCGGCGTTACGACGACCTGGGCTGCGACAGCCTGGGCCGGGACAGCTTCTTTGGCGCCATCGTGCTGCGCGCTGGCAAGCCCGAGGCCTTGCAGCGCCACGTTGCCGCGCTGGGTGAGCAGGTGCGCAGCCAGTCGTGGCAGCGCGATGGCGAAAGCGGTCTGGCCGTGGCCTTGCCTGGACTGAACACCTTGCTGGATTTTGTTTATGAGCACTGA
- a CDS encoding PaaI family thioesterase, producing MSEQNLPVAAEIQTRLLRSPYHQWLGLKVLSVGEGEITLQATWREEWSVNPDNPYTHGGILAALIDLTADWALVSYTGRGVPTVDLRVDYHRPAIQGDLTIRGKVVKAGKQLSVAEARIEDAQGVLLASGRGVYLTTPPKA from the coding sequence ATGTCTGAACAAAACCTGCCCGTTGCCGCCGAGATCCAGACCCGCTTGCTGCGCAGCCCCTATCACCAGTGGCTGGGCCTGAAAGTGCTGTCCGTGGGCGAAGGCGAAATCACGTTGCAAGCCACGTGGCGCGAAGAATGGTCGGTCAACCCCGACAACCCCTACACCCATGGCGGCATACTTGCCGCGCTGATCGACCTGACCGCCGATTGGGCGCTGGTGTCGTATACCGGGCGCGGCGTGCCCACGGTGGATTTGCGCGTGGACTATCACCGCCCGGCAATTCAGGGCGACCTGACCATCCGCGGCAAGGTCGTCAAGGCCGGCAAGCAGCTGTCGGTAGCCGAGGCGCGCATTGAAGACGCGCAAGGCGTGTTGCTGGCCAGCGGGCGGGGCGTCTATCTGACCACGCCGCCCAAGGCCTGA
- a CDS encoding zinc-binding dehydrogenase, with product MKALVLNAHGDLDQLSVVEDKPVPQVIPGHVLVRVRASSFNYHDVFTVQGMPGIKVPLPVVIGLDLAGDIAEVGSDVTGWKAGDRVLVNPLNREKGLMGEMLDGGMAQYCLVSAAQLLPLPANVTYAQAAALPVAYGTAHRMLVTHRTVQPGDRVLILGASGGVGTASVILAKRLGAEVIACASGADKLARLREIGADHVVDYRETDFSKWAIQQYGKPQRRGTEGGVDVVVNFTGGDTWVPSLRCIRRGGLLLTCGATAGYDPKEDLRYIWSFELTVKGSNSFYDDDLRALLDLVDRGDIAPLIDRVVPLEEAALGLAAIRDRKVIGKIIVAP from the coding sequence ATGAAGGCGCTGGTGCTCAACGCGCACGGCGACCTGGACCAACTGTCGGTCGTCGAAGACAAGCCTGTGCCGCAGGTGATTCCCGGCCACGTGCTGGTGCGCGTGCGCGCCTCTTCGTTCAACTATCACGACGTATTCACAGTCCAGGGCATGCCCGGTATCAAAGTGCCGTTGCCCGTGGTGATTGGCCTGGATCTGGCGGGCGATATCGCCGAGGTCGGCTCGGATGTGACCGGCTGGAAGGCGGGTGATCGCGTCTTGGTCAATCCGCTGAATCGCGAGAAAGGCCTGATGGGCGAAATGCTGGACGGCGGCATGGCGCAGTACTGCCTGGTGTCGGCCGCGCAGTTGCTGCCGTTGCCCGCCAACGTTACCTACGCGCAAGCCGCCGCCTTGCCCGTGGCTTACGGCACTGCCCATCGCATGCTGGTTACGCATCGCACGGTGCAGCCTGGCGACCGCGTGCTGATCCTGGGCGCAAGCGGCGGCGTGGGCACGGCCAGCGTCATCCTGGCAAAACGGCTGGGTGCGGAAGTGATCGCCTGCGCAAGCGGCGCGGACAAACTGGCCCGCCTGCGAGAGATCGGCGCTGATCACGTGGTTGATTATCGCGAAACCGACTTCTCCAAATGGGCCATTCAGCAATATGGCAAGCCGCAACGGCGCGGCACCGAAGGCGGCGTTGATGTGGTGGTGAACTTTACCGGTGGAGACACCTGGGTGCCCTCGCTGCGCTGCATTCGCCGGGGCGGCCTGCTGCTGACCTGCGGGGCCACCGCCGGTTACGACCCGAAGGAAGACCTGCGCTACATCTGGAGCTTTGAACTGACCGTGAAGGGCTCCAACAGTTTCTACGACGACGACCTGCGCGCGCTGCTGGACCTGGTCGATCGCGGAGATATCGCGCCGTTGATTGACCGCGTGGTGCCGCTGGAAGAAGCAGCCTTAGGGCTGGCTGCCATCCGTGACCGCAAGGTCATCGGCAAGATCATCGTTGCTCCTTGA
- a CDS encoding ABC transporter permease → MTQSSITSERTSLWRVMGGNAGKRLLLAALLLAAWAFAARGVPAYILPGPARVADALGRLLASDTFWRDLGVTFWRVIAGFSLAAVAGTALGLLFGSRRKLGEFFEPVLAVTNTISSAIWAIFAIIWFGISNATTIFVVFMTALPLILTNVWQGARSVRADLVELAHSFRMSPLRILRKIYVPTILPDFFSGARLAFGFGWRVSLVAETIGASNGVGYRLRQAADLVQTDQVFAWTITLIVLMMLIEFCVLKPLETYLFRWRRAAAD, encoded by the coding sequence ATGACTCAGTCTTCCATTACCAGCGAGCGCACCTCGCTCTGGCGCGTCATGGGCGGCAACGCCGGCAAGCGCCTGTTGCTCGCCGCGCTGTTGCTGGCCGCATGGGCGTTTGCCGCGCGCGGCGTGCCGGCTTACATCCTGCCGGGACCGGCCCGCGTGGCTGACGCCTTGGGCCGCTTGTTGGCTAGCGATACATTTTGGCGCGACCTGGGCGTGACGTTCTGGCGGGTAATCGCCGGGTTTTCGCTCGCGGCCGTGGCCGGCACGGCGCTGGGGCTGCTGTTTGGCAGCCGCCGCAAGCTGGGCGAGTTCTTCGAACCGGTCCTGGCCGTGACCAACACCATTTCGTCAGCGATCTGGGCAATTTTCGCGATCATCTGGTTCGGTATCTCGAACGCCACCACCATCTTTGTGGTGTTCATGACGGCGTTGCCGCTGATCCTGACCAACGTCTGGCAGGGCGCGCGCTCCGTGCGCGCCGACCTGGTCGAGCTGGCGCACAGCTTTCGCATGTCGCCCCTGCGGATTCTGCGCAAGATTTATGTGCCCACCATCCTGCCCGATTTCTTCTCGGGCGCGCGGCTGGCCTTCGGCTTTGGCTGGCGCGTGTCGCTCGTGGCGGAAACCATCGGCGCATCCAATGGCGTGGGCTACCGGCTGCGTCAGGCGGCCGATCTGGTGCAAACGGATCAGGTCTTCGCCTGGACCATCACGCTGATCGTACTGATGATGCTGATCGAGTTCTGCGTGCTCAAGCCGCTGGAAACCTATCTGTTCCGCTGGCGCCGCGCGGCAGCGGACTGA
- a CDS encoding ABC transporter ATP-binding protein, which translates to MTDLSDIHHAHRTSPSLQATPAAISLRNVSKRFARRNDAPLHVLDEINLDIPHGQVVAILGASGCGKSTLLNLIAGLAHPDEGAILVEGASTAAYTDWRAVGYLFQDDRLLPWRTARDNVCFGLEAGTLPRSQRQTRALQALVAVGLTGFEKAYPHELSGGMRSRVALARSLVNEPRILLLDEPFSKLDPGTRAQMHAELLAIQASRNMTVVFVTHDVEEAIVLADQVVILQPRPGRIREIAPVTLARPRVPAQVEVAELIRQLRVLV; encoded by the coding sequence ATGACCGATCTGTCCGACATTCATCACGCTCACCGCACTTCGCCCAGCCTTCAAGCGACTCCTGCCGCCATTTCGCTAAGAAACGTGTCCAAGCGCTTTGCACGCCGCAATGACGCGCCGCTGCATGTGCTGGACGAAATCAATCTGGATATACCCCACGGGCAGGTTGTGGCCATTCTGGGCGCATCGGGTTGCGGCAAGAGCACGCTGCTGAATCTGATCGCCGGGCTGGCCCACCCGGACGAAGGGGCCATTCTGGTTGAAGGCGCCAGCACGGCGGCCTACACCGATTGGCGCGCGGTGGGATACCTGTTTCAGGACGACCGCTTGTTGCCTTGGCGTACTGCGCGCGACAACGTCTGCTTCGGTCTGGAAGCGGGAACGCTGCCCCGGTCGCAGCGTCAGACGCGAGCGCTTCAAGCGCTGGTCGCTGTGGGCCTGACCGGTTTCGAGAAAGCCTATCCCCACGAACTCTCTGGCGGCATGCGCAGCCGGGTTGCCTTGGCGCGCAGCCTGGTCAACGAGCCGCGCATCCTGTTGCTGGACGAACCCTTTTCCAAGCTGGACCCGGGCACCCGTGCGCAGATGCATGCGGAACTGCTGGCTATTCAGGCCAGCCGTAACATGACTGTCGTCTTTGTGACGCATGACGTCGAAGAAGCGATCGTGCTGGCCGATCAGGTGGTGATCCTGCAACCGCGGCCCGGCCGTATCCGGGAGATCGCGCCGGTGACGCTGGCGCGCCCGCGTGTGCCGGCACAGGTCGAGGTTGCCGAACTGATCCGTCAACTTCGCGTGCTGGTGTAG
- a CDS encoding acyl-CoA thioester hydrolase/BAAT C-terminal domain-containing protein, with amino-acid sequence MTARIAIHPAVALIDVPRAITLSGFAAHTPVTLTLTSKQADGQVWRSRNVYLLDANGAIDVAQQAPESGAYAGVDGQGPFWSQSVLLTDDADAALLLAPAGADGAIHTLASATDGHGNHASARIEQHYAAPGAVRQELRQDGLVGTLYLPAGPGPHPAIVVLNGSGGGINDARAALFASHGYAALALGYFGAPGLPDYLSGIPLEYFERALQWLRHTVKPAGDFVAVSGHSRGGELALLLGSLYPRAVSAVIAYVPSSVVHGVLNAGKPGEGRFKPAWTQGGQALAHVWEQNAAQDWSLVDALPEPRRQAQAFVQAQQDETAVARARIPVERIAGPVLLLSAGDDGYWPSTQYARDVAQALKAADHPHAVEHHDYPQAGHALQAPHVPTTELARAHAVSGVVLTGGGDAAANARANVDSWETVHRFLSNAVAQHTPLAVAHAG; translated from the coding sequence ATGACTGCCCGCATTGCCATCCACCCCGCCGTCGCATTGATCGACGTTCCGCGCGCCATTACGCTGTCTGGTTTCGCCGCGCACACTCCCGTCACGCTCACGCTGACCTCGAAACAGGCCGACGGACAGGTCTGGCGCAGCCGCAACGTGTATCTGTTGGATGCCAATGGCGCGATTGATGTTGCGCAGCAGGCGCCAGAGTCTGGCGCTTATGCAGGCGTGGACGGTCAAGGACCGTTCTGGTCTCAATCCGTTCTGTTGACGGACGATGCCGACGCCGCGCTGTTGCTCGCGCCAGCGGGCGCGGACGGCGCGATTCACACACTGGCGTCCGCCACCGACGGCCACGGCAACCATGCGTCGGCGCGTATTGAACAGCACTACGCCGCACCCGGCGCCGTCCGGCAGGAACTGCGTCAAGATGGTCTGGTTGGCACGCTATACCTTCCGGCTGGCCCTGGCCCCCACCCTGCCATCGTTGTGCTCAACGGCTCGGGCGGCGGCATCAATGATGCGCGCGCCGCCCTGTTCGCCTCGCATGGTTACGCGGCGCTTGCGTTGGGCTATTTTGGTGCGCCCGGTCTGCCCGACTATCTTTCGGGCATTCCATTGGAGTACTTCGAACGAGCGCTGCAATGGTTGCGCCACACGGTCAAGCCGGCCGGAGATTTTGTTGCGGTCAGCGGCCATTCACGCGGCGGCGAACTGGCGCTGTTGCTGGGCAGCCTTTACCCTCGCGCCGTATCGGCGGTGATTGCCTATGTGCCCAGCTCGGTCGTGCACGGCGTACTGAACGCAGGCAAACCCGGCGAAGGCCGCTTCAAACCCGCCTGGACGCAAGGCGGCCAAGCGCTTGCGCACGTTTGGGAACAAAATGCTGCGCAAGACTGGAGCCTTGTTGACGCCCTGCCCGAGCCGCGCCGCCAGGCCCAAGCCTTTGTGCAGGCCCAGCAGGATGAAACGGCTGTCGCCCGAGCCCGGATTCCCGTCGAACGCATTGCTGGGCCTGTCCTGCTGCTATCGGCGGGCGATGACGGTTATTGGCCGTCGACGCAATATGCGCGTGACGTGGCCCAGGCGTTGAAGGCGGCAGATCACCCGCACGCCGTTGAACACCACGATTACCCCCAGGCCGGGCATGCTTTGCAAGCGCCGCACGTGCCAACCACCGAGCTCGCGCGGGCGCATGCGGTGTCCGGGGTCGTGCTGACAGGCGGCGGCGACGCCGCAGCGAATGCTCGCGCCAATGTGGATTCCTGGGAAACCGTGCACCGCTTCTTGTCCAACGCGGTGGCTCAACACACGCCGCTGGCCGTCGCACATGCCGGATAA
- a CDS encoding CaiB/BaiF CoA transferase family protein, producing MPDKTAGGALAGLTVIEMEGIGPAPLAAMLLADMGATVLRIQRREPVEQGIQRDLRFNLLLRNRTTIALDLKQPDAVTLVLDLLENADVLIEGFRPGVMERLGLGPDVCLARNPRLIFGRVTGWGQDGPLAQSAGHDINYLALTGALDAIGRQGQPPTPPLALLGDFAGGGLYLALGILAALLERTRSGQGQVIDAAMVDGVASLSTAFFGLAAAGVWRAERGVNLIDSGAPFYDVYACRDGRYVSVGPLERKFFEKLLALLDLPPALVQQQSDRAQWPALRQHLSTAFAQRTRDEWCALLEGTDACFAPVLSFEEAPAHAHMQARGTFIEIDGVSQPAAAPRFSRSAAPPISPVAQPLRGTAALVALSQWLSPAQVDRAQSLGLLG from the coding sequence ATGCCGGATAAGACTGCGGGCGGTGCGCTGGCCGGCCTGACCGTCATTGAAATGGAAGGTATCGGCCCGGCGCCGCTGGCAGCAATGCTGCTGGCGGACATGGGCGCCACGGTGCTGCGCATTCAACGGCGCGAGCCGGTGGAACAAGGCATTCAGCGTGATCTGCGCTTCAACCTGCTATTGCGTAACCGTACGACGATAGCACTGGACCTTAAGCAGCCAGATGCCGTCACCCTGGTGCTGGATTTGCTGGAAAACGCCGATGTGTTGATCGAGGGCTTCCGGCCCGGCGTCATGGAACGTCTGGGCTTGGGTCCTGACGTTTGCCTGGCGCGCAACCCGCGCCTGATTTTCGGCCGGGTGACGGGCTGGGGTCAGGACGGGCCGTTGGCGCAGTCTGCTGGACACGACATCAACTACTTGGCGCTGACAGGCGCACTGGACGCGATAGGCCGCCAAGGTCAGCCGCCAACGCCGCCGCTGGCGCTATTGGGCGACTTTGCGGGAGGTGGACTGTATTTGGCGCTGGGCATTCTGGCCGCATTGCTGGAACGTACGCGCAGCGGCCAGGGTCAGGTCATTGATGCAGCCATGGTGGATGGCGTGGCCTCGCTGTCCACCGCCTTCTTCGGTTTGGCCGCAGCAGGCGTCTGGCGCGCCGAACGGGGCGTTAATCTGATCGATTCAGGCGCGCCCTTCTACGACGTGTACGCCTGCCGGGATGGCCGCTATGTGTCCGTCGGCCCGTTGGAACGCAAGTTCTTCGAAAAGCTGCTGGCCTTGCTGGACCTGCCGCCAGCACTAGTGCAACAGCAGTCAGACCGTGCGCAATGGCCCGCCTTGCGGCAGCACCTATCGACAGCATTTGCTCAACGCACGCGTGATGAATGGTGCGCGCTGCTGGAAGGAACGGACGCCTGCTTCGCGCCCGTACTTAGCTTTGAAGAAGCGCCGGCGCACGCCCATATGCAGGCACGTGGCACGTTTATTGAGATCGACGGCGTGTCACAGCCCGCAGCGGCGCCACGCTTTAGCCGCAGCGCAGCCCCGCCGATAAGCCCGGTGGCGCAGCCCTTGCGGGGCACGGCGGCATTGGTGGCGCTAAGTCAGTGGCTGTCGCCCGCGCAAGTGGACCGCGCCCAGTCGCTCGGCTTGCTGGGCTAG